TCCGCTTGCGATCGCGCTGCTTGCAAAACTCAGCCGGGTGTTTCTTCTCATCCCGCTTTGCTTTGTGCTGGTGTTTTGGATGAATCGAGGAAAAAGAAGCGACGATACTCCAGGCACGAAGACGCCATTTCCGTGGTTTTTGCTCGGATTTGTCGCGATGAGTTTGATCGGCAGTTACCTTATCGGTGATCTAATTGAAATCCCCGATCGTTGGCTGTCGGGGATTTCGGAACTCTCTCACTTTATCTTAACCGCAGCTATGGTCGGCCTCGGGTTGAATGTCAGCTTCGCGGCATTACGGAAAAAAGCGCTCCGTCCGCTGCTGGCAATGACACTCACTTCTGTTTTGCTGTCGATGATCACTTACTTGTCCTTATAAATGCGGTTTCTCCTTTCGAAACCAATCATCGATTTGCTGAACGATGCTTTGCATCGCACGCTCGTTCGAAAAGCTTGGCAAATGGACGAGCAGTGTCTGCGAGGGGGGATGCGCGTTTTCCCCGTGTTTTTGCAAAATCATGATGCTCTTGGCATAATGTTCTTTCTTGAACATCGTAAGCGGCAGCTGAAGAAGACCTTGAATGGCGGCCGTTTTCGAAATGAATGTTTTTAATGCTCCCGCCTGGTCGCTTTCAAAAAGGCCGTTTGGAATAAGGAAAATGGCGTATCCGCCATCCTTCAAGTGCCGCAAGCTTTGTTCGATCAACAAATGGTGGGCAAAAGAACGACCGCTTTTCGCTCGCACATCATAGCCGGCGGCAATGGCTTCATGCGGATAATACCCGATCGGAAGATCACAAACAATACAATCGACAGGATCGATCAACAAAGGCTGGATGCTGTCTTGATGAAAAAATTGCGTTGCGTGTTTTTGCAAGTTGCTGCTGACGTATGCCAATTTTAACAATAACTCGTCGGCATCCACAGCGTAACTTTGGTCAACCTTTGTTTGCGCGCTATTGAGCACAGCGGTCAATAAATTGCCGGAACCGACCGCTGGATCGAGGATAGTTACTGAGTCGCGTTCGGACGACAACTTGTTGAACAAATAGCCGATAAACAGAGAGACGGCATCCGGCGTCATTTCATGGTTCGGCTGCGTCGCTGCTTTCATCCCTTTTAACACTGCCAACTGGAACGCTTTGCGGATCTCTTCCGCTTTCAGTTGTTCGATGTCGATGTTCGAATAAAGGTCCTCAAGTTTTTTGACGACTTCCGAACGGACCGGTTGCAAGACTGCATGCTGAAACAAGTTTTCCCCTGTTTCCGCCAGTGCTTCCAAATAAGGAACGTCTTCGGTTTCTGACAACAAAACGCTCGAATCATCCAACACTTGAAAACATTTTTCTGTATTCGTCATGCTTTCCCTCCGTTTTTCAAGACTCCCATGCATTTGGCGAAACCGTTGCTGTCCGTCCGATCGCTTTTTGCGAGTTTGGCCGCTTTTTGCAGCGCAACAAACCATACGTGCGCATCCGCTTTCGCAACATCTTCAACACCGTATGCCTCGTAAAAACGACTTTTGCAACGCGCCGATTCAAAAGCATACTGAGCGACGTCCCAATAAGGGTCGCCGATCATCGAACGATCGAAATCAAACAGTAATAATCGCCCGTTTCGTTCGCCGATGTTCGCGAACCTAAAGTCGCCGTGAATGTAAGCCAAAGGGGTATACGGCGAGTCTTTCAATTGCGCAAGTTTTTCTTCAAGGCGTTCACCAACGGCAATCCAGTCACGTAACGATTCCACCGGTTTTCGAAAAGCGTGCGCCAAATAATCTTTCCATGTCGTGAAATGTTCGCCTGTGCCGGGGTCATAAACCGCTCCATACCTTCTCGTCGTATGGTGCAACTGCTTCATAAGGGCAGCGGCGGCAAGGTCTTTGTTCGCGCAATCAAAGGCTTCCTCAAGCGGTTGATAAGACATGTACAAACAGCGGCGGCGGACATCGATTTTGTAGACGACCGGCCGCATCGTACGGTCGATAGCTTTAACAGCTTCGATTTCTCTTTTGAAAGTTACCGGATCGAAAAACGTTTTTTTGACAATTTCCCCGTGTTTCGGATGCTTGACGAGATGCACCCGATGCGTTGAATCTTTTTCGGAAAGTTCTCTCACCACTTCATCCATCTTGATAACCTTCCTTTGTCCCGACTTCCTCTAGCATTTTAACATAGAAAAGAGAACAGCGGCTTAAGGGGCGCCTGAAGAGCAGCGCAAAAAAATCACCCGAGAAGCGTATCGGGTGAGAAATTATTGTACGGGCGTTTGATTTGTTTGGCTGGCTTGATTCGCTTGATTGGATGGTTGGCCTTGGTTCGCTTGCGGTTTCTTTCCTTTCAACATTTGTTGAATTTTCTCCGCCGCTTGCGGCGCCAAGTTCAGCATTTTTTCATAAAGATGCGTTGTGTTGTCGAGATGAATCAATTGAATGTCGTCTTTTTTCACAATCAAGAAAGCGATCGGCGTTATGGAAACACCGCCTCCGCTTCCACCGCCGAAAGGGAGTCCGCCCCCATCTTTCGAGCCGCTCATCTCACTTCCGCCCGCAGCGAACCCGAAGCCGACTTTGGAAACGGTCAAGATGATACTGCCGTCCGGCGTCTCCACGGGATCTCCGATTACGGTATTGACACTCGTCATTTCCTGCAAATTTTCAAGCGCGGTGTTCATCAACCCTTGAATCGGATGTTCCTGTTGCTGTTCCGGCATCGCCGTTGCCTCCTTTCAAGGACTTGAAAATGCGTCTCGCTGCGAGCATAGCATGCCCGATTCTGAAAGAAAACATGCAGGCGATCGTGGTCTCAAACCGTTGTTTCTGCCACAGCGGTTCAACGGAAAGTTCCGGTTCCGTCTTCCATTGAAAAAAACGATCCAATACGCCGAGTGCATTTCCCTTCAACGCCCATAGCGACCCAGCCGTCATACCGGTAACGGCTGCATCGGCGCATCCGATCCGGCTGTGCCAAGCAAAATCGACAAAAGTGACTTTACTCGCAAACCGGCGAACCGCAGCCACTGCATTTTCAAGTTTTCTTACCATTCTTTGCGTAAGCTTTAAACTCTCGTCAAGACCTGATTTTTCTTTTTTCGCCGATTCGTTCCCCTCTTTCGCCGGATAACCGTTTAAATCAACGGAATGATGCCGTGAATAAACCTTAATGCCCCATACGCGCATCGTGATCGTCATATCATTCGATTGATCTTGAAGGCAAAATTGAATTTCGACGTAAAGCCTTGAACACAGCAACGCGAACAGGCCGATGACGACTGCAATAAGCGCCGCATACGCAACCATTTCATTCCCTTCTTTCCATTTACAGTATCTCCGCCTGTGAAGGGAAATAAACAAAACCGCCTCGATAGCGAGACGGTTCATTCGTTGTCATACATGATGCTGTCGTCGACGACCGTTTTCATCACATTGGCGTTGGGGATCTCCTCGATGTCGACAGCAAACAAGTCTCGATCCAAAATGGTAAAATCGGCGGTATAGCCCGGGGCTATTTGGCCGCGTTCCAATTCTTTGCCGATCACGTATGCGCTCCCTTTCGTATACAAAGAAACTGCTTCGTACACGGATAGGGATTGTTCGGGGTAAAATCCTTTCCCCGGCTCTCCCGGCTGTTTCCTAGCCACGGCCGCATGGATGCCGAGCAACGGATCGGGAATCTCGATCGGCGCATCCGATCCTCCTGCGCAAGCAATGCCGGCTTCGAGAAGCGTTTTCCAGGCAAACGAGTGCTTCATTCGCGGCTCGCCGAGCCGTTCGATCACCCAAGGGAAATCAGACGGAACGAATTGTGGTTGAATATCGAGTACGACGGGCAGCGCCCGCAGTCGATTAATCAAATCGGGAGGTGTTACTTGCGTATGCACGAGCCTGTCCCTCATCCCCTCCGGAACCGGAAAGGCTTCAATGGCTTCCACCGCAAGCTCAAGAGCCCGGTCGCCGATCGTGTGAATGACAACAGGCATATCGCAAGCTCGCGCCTTCCTCACAAGCGACTTCAATTCGGGCAAATCATACATCGCCACGCCTGACGTGTCGGGAGCATCGTTATACGGGTCCCTGAGCAACGCCGTCCGCCCTCCGAAAGCTCCGTCGGCGAAAATTTTCATCGCGTCGAATTTGACGAAGGATGTCCCTTCTCCATACCGGCCGCCTTCCTCGTACATTTCTCCCACCACTTGATTGTGCACGAGCAAATGCGTACGAAATTTAATCCTTTTCCCGTCTATGACCTCACGGAAAGCATTCCACGTTCGCTTGAAACCGCCATGGTAATACAAATCCTCCGTATGCCCGCCGACTAGTCCCCGCCGTAACAAATCGTTCACCGCAATTCGTAAAGCATACCGCAATTCGGTATCGCTTTGTTTTGGAACTTGATTTTGCACGAGTTGTTGCGCATTATCGAGCAAATAGCCGGTCGGTTCTCCTTCGTTGTCGCGCACGATCACCCCTCCAGGCGGATCTGGCGTATGCGCGTCGATCCCCGCCGAGGCGAGCGCCTGTGAATTGGCAAGCAAAGCATGGCGGCATACCCTCGTCAAGATTAACGGCTTGTCGGGGGCGATGTCGTCAAGTTCTTTCTTATGAAAAATTTTCCGATCGGGAAAATGGTTCTCATTCCACCCTTCGCCGATTACCCATTCGCCGGCAGGCACCCCGTTTGCTTTTTCGCGTATCCTCCTGGCCATTTCTTCGGAAGAATATACGTCTGACAAATCCAGCCGCAACAACTTCTCTCCGTAACCGATCATATGCAAATGGCTGTCGACAAATCCCGGATACATCACATTTCCGTGCAAATCTATTTCCCGGGTAATTTTTTTGTCGACAGCCTCGCGAATCGCTCGTTCTGTGCCGATTCTTACAATTTTACCATTTTCCGTATAAATGGCTTCCGTCTTTTCGTTCTCTTTGCGCATCGTGTATATTTTTCCGCCGAACCATAATGTTCCCACAACATCTCTCTCCCGTTCTTTATGCTTCATGCACCAGTTTAACATGATCGTCCATAGCTGCGCACAAAAAAACACTGATCATGTCACACGAGCACGAAGCTCTTGGACCGATCCGTGTTTTAATTGTTTGCAAACGCGTCCATGAATTGTAAAACCGCCGGTCCTAACAAAACGATAAAGAGACTAGGAAAGATAAACAGCACGAGCGGAAAAAGCATTTTGATCGGCGCTTTCATCGCCTTTTCTTCGGCTCGTTGTTTTCGCTGCTCCCTTACTTCTTCGGATTGAATTCGCAGTACTTTCACTAGACCGATGCCTAATTTCTCTGCCTGTAAAATGTTGCTGATCAACACCCGCAGTTCGTTCAGCGTCAAACGCTCCCTTACCCCGCTCAAAGCATCCTTTCTCGTTTTCCCGAGTCGAATTTCCTCCAGGCAGCGGTGAAATTCCTCCGGCAGAACCCCGCTTTTGCGCGAAACCACCTTGCCAAGCGCCGAGTCAAACCCGAGTCCGGCTTCAAGGCTGACGGTCAGGAGATCAAGGATATCCGGAAGTTCTTTCAAGGCTTTTTCATTTCTCGATTTCGTCTTCATTCGCAAATAAAAACCGGGCAAAGCCGCAGCGACCGGAACTGAGAACGTGACGAACAGGATTGTGATCGACGAACGATTGCCGAGCAATTCCCCGTAAAAAAATGCGATCACCGGAAAAATTAAAAGCAGCGTAAGCTTGAACAAGCGGTACTCCACCGGTCCCATCCCAAGTGGACTTCCGGCTCGCAACAACTTGATTTCCAGTTTCGCTGCCTGTTCGCGTTTCATTTTCCGCTGGAAATTCCGTCTTATTTCACCCCAGAGTGGAGATCCGACTCTTTCCCACAACGATTGTCTCTCATTCTCGTCGCTGGGGACAGCCGCTCCGTCTTGATGAAAGACGGAGGAAATGCGCGATTGCACGAGTTTTCTTCTTTCTTCGCGAACCGTGGTCCAAAACATGCAAATCAGCAGGAATGTGCAAAAGAATGTGATGTAAAGCATGCACTACACCTCAATTTTCGTCAATTTCCTTATCATCAAGAATCCAACCGTGCAAGAAACGGCGCCGGCGGCAACCATAACGATGCCGATTGGATTAGTAAACAGTGCCCCAATGTATTGCGGCTGGATCAAATACAGAACGAAGCCTAAGATGACCGGCATTAAACCGATAATCAAACCGGACAACCGGCCTTGCGCCGTCAACGTCAAAATATTCCTTTGGATCCGGTTGCGGTCCCGAATCGTTTGAACGATTTTGTCTAGAACTTCTGCCAAATTGCCGCCGACTTGGCGTTGGATTAAGATCGCTTGAATCATTAGCTCCAAATCTTCACTCGGCATACGGTCTTTCAATTCCCCGAGCGCACTTTCCATTGAATTTCCATACTGAATTTCTTTCAATAACGTTTTTATCTCATCTTTCATCGGTGGATCCGCTTCTTCGATGACCGTCATGAGCGCTTGTGAAAAACTGAATCCGGCACGAAGCGACCCGATGATCGTCGTCAACATGTCGGGAAGCTGCTCATTAAAGGCTGTCAGCCGGTCCCGTTGTTTCTTTTTCAGCCACCATTTCGGCATCATCCAACCTGCGAATGCGCCAGTAATCAATAGAATCCAGTTTCCGGCCAATAAATAAAAAATTCCTCCTCCGAGCAGCACCGCCATCCAGCGAAACAACACATATTCTTCTGGTTTTAACGGAATCCCTGAACGAGACAGCATCTTTTCTAGTTTTGCATTGTGTCTTTTGTTGCCGATCTGTCCCTTCAACCGTTGTTTGAACAGTTGTATAGTAACGAGTTGACTAAACCGTTTGCGATCGAACCCTTTTTGATCTTGCAGTTCCAAATAATGCTGAATCCGTTTCGTCAAGCGTTTGTCGGAAGGGGCAAATAACCGGGATATCGCAAAAACCCACAAAAAGGATGTAAAAGAAACGAACAACAAAATCAACAGTTTCATTCAGACCAATCTCCTTCGGCAACAAAAACGCTTGTCGGGATTTTCATGCCTGATTGTTCCAACCGCTCGTAGAACAAAGGTCTTACCCCGGTCGGCATCATTTGCCCGATGATTTTGCCTTCGGCGTCAACGCCCTCCTGTTTAAAGACGAAAAGATCTTGCAGAACAATAACGTCCCCTTCCAACCCTTGCACTTCCGTAATTTTAGTAATTTTCCTCGTTCCGTCTTTTAAACGGGCCTGTTGAATAATCACATCAATGGCCCCGGCGATTTGTTCGCGAATCGCTTTGACAGGCAAATCAACACCCGCAAGTAAAACCATCGTTTCCAGACGAGCGACCATGTCGCGCGGACTGTTTGCATGTCCGGTCGTCAACGAACCGTCGTGACCGGTATTCATTGCTTGAAGCATGTCCAAAGCTTCTCCGCCGCGCACCTCGCCAATAACAATTCGGTCCGGACGCATGCGCAAGGAATTTCGTACGAGATCACGAATCGTTATGCTTCCTTTTCCTTCAATGTTCGGCGGCCGCGATTCCAATGACACGACGTGATCCTGACCGAGTTGAAGCTCGGCTGCATCCTCAATCGTGACGATGCGCTCATCGTTTGGAATGAAGGAGGACAATACATTCAGCGTGCTCGTCTTCCCTGAACCGGTTCCGCCGCTGACAAACAAGTTCAGACGCGATTTCACGCATGCTTCGATGAAAGTCGCCATTCCCCTCGTCATCGTTCCGAACCGAATCAAATCTTCGACTTGAAACGGATCTTTCGAAAATTTTCGGATCGTAACGGTCGGACCATTCAACGCCAGCGGCGGCACGATGGCATTGACACGTGATCCGTCGGGAAGGCGCGCATCGACCATCGGACTGCTTTCGTCGATTCTCCTTCCGAGCGGTGCAACAATTTTTTCAATAACATTTAACACGTGTTCGTTATCTCTGAAAAAAACGTTGGACAGTTCGATTCGTCCCTTTCGCTCGACGTAAACGCGGTTTGGACCGTTCACCATCACTTCAGATATTTCTGGATCCAACAAAAGTGGATTGATCGGTCCATATCCGGTCAAGTCGTTGATCAACTCTTCAACGACTTTCTTGTGGCTGACCACTCCGCGCAGCGACTCGTCTTCTTTAATCATTTCAATGGCGATGGCATCCAGTTTCGGAATGATCTGTTCGACTTCTTCCTCATTTAATTCGTCGAGCACTTTTTTATGCAAGCGATTCTTTAATTGTTGCTGCTTCTTTTGCAATTCGACGTTTACTTGAGGTTTCGGCCGCGGTTCACCATGCTTGCCTTCGCGCAAGCTGGAAATCAAGTCTTGCACTTGTGCACCCGGTTTTGGCACACTACCGTGATTCGGCTGCTCACTGCCGTTCCCCCGTTCCTCCCCCATCTTTTGCATGCGTTCCAAAAGACTCATCGTTTCTTCTCCTTCTTCGCATTTCGATTCGGCAACATTTTCGGAAATATCCGCTTGTTTTTTGACGGGACCGTCGTGATCACATGATTGGTAGTAAGCAGTTCCGCCATTTTGAAAACGGACTTGGCCACCTCAGTTTTTCCTTTGTTAACAACGAAAGGCACCCCGATATTCAACGACTGGGATACCGTTTTGAAATCATTCGGAAGATAAAATAGATCATTTTCGTCTTCCCCTAAAATAGCTGGTACGTCCGACGCCTTAATGACGCTTTCCATCGTCGATCGATTGACAACGACGCTCGTTTTCTCACGAAAACCTAACGTAGTTAACGTTTCCAACATCAATTTCGTGTTTTTCAATCCGGGCATGACCAAGTCCGTCGTCAACAGCACTTCGTCGGCTTGTTCAATGAGAAACAAATTGCTCTCCTGCAAACCGGAGGCAGTGTCGACGAGGACGTAATCATTTTTCTCACGCAGCCAACCGAGAACGGCCGTGATCACCTTCTCGGTGACAAGATCCGCATATTCGGGCTGATCCGGTGCGGTCAGCACTTTCACGCCGCTGTCGTGCTGGCTTAAATAGCTCGCGAAACTAACAAGTTCCATATGGTCAAAATTTTCGACGACATCTTTGATGGTAAACGGTGATTGAAGATCCAAAGCCAAGCCGACGTCGCCGAATTGGAAATCCCCGTCGAGAACGCCGACCTGCATGTTTTTTTTGCAAAGCGCCACCGCCAAATTGACGGTCAGAACGGTCTTTCCGATTCCTCCTTTTGCGCTGCATACGGCAATCATCTTTCCCCCTTGCCGTCTTTTAGCTGCCGCCATCGTTGTTCCCGCCCTCGTTCGGAAGCAGCCTGCTGTTCAAAATGAGTTGGAGTTTGCCTTGTTCCGCCGCACGAATGACTTTCAGCGCATCTTCCGGTTTCAGCTCGAGCGTTACCGCTTCATATTTTGTTCGACCATCTTTTGAATCCGGTTCGATCATCGTGCTCCCGACAGCCAAAACCCGTACATTGGAGACAAGGGTTTCAGTCTTTGTTTGTTTCTTTTGATTGACTTGCGTGGTAATGCTGACGACGACGTCAACTTTATCCTCCGGCTCAATTAAATTCGATACCGACCGAACGTAATCGACCCCGACCGAGACTGCGCGAAAACCGGGTGTGATTTTTCGGGAGACAAAGACGTTTTCATCCAGGTGACTGCGAACGTGGTTCGTTAACACTGGTTCGCCCGCCGCCATGTCGACAGTTGCGTAAAGTCCGGCAACCGCATCGAATTTCGGCGTCATAGACTCGAGTTCCCGGGTTTCAGGATATTGGACGATAGTCAGTTTCTCTTTCGTGATGCGTTCGTTCTTTTTGATCGCTTCTTTGGCGACGACAACATTGACCGTGTTCCCGTCGGAAGCTTGTCCAGTATCGAGGTGCTGCATATAACGATAAAATAAATAAGTTGTAAACCCGGCCATCACGATTGCCAGTACCAAAATCAACTTCGATTTCATGAGTTCAACACCTATTCCGTTAATCGAATCGCATAGGCACCGCGATTCGATCCTTGTGAATTGATATACCCCGTACCCGTTCTTCTAATGAAAATTCCGTGAATCGTCTTTCGTTGACTGTCCAATGGTTCCGTAATGTAAAAATAAGCAAAACCGGTGATTTTCACGGTTTTTAATTGATTTTGATCGACTTGGTAACGCTCATAGACCGGGATCAAAATCACCCGCGGACAGTCGCGGTCTTCATAATTGCCGTCCGGGCATGCGTCAATGAGCTCTTGCACCGCCTGTTTCGTTTTCCCGGCAATGTTTCCGGTTTCTGTTTCAACAATATCGCCGACTCGCAATTCCCCATCGAACCCATAGCGCAAATTGTCATAATACCGATCCGCCCCGCCGCCGCCCAATGACAACACGCCGAAATTCCCGGTATCCTCCAGCGTTTGATCGACTTTCAACTCATATACTTTGTTGTAGATCAAATCGACGGAATCGTCGATGCCGAGTGGTGCCGCTCCTGCGGCCCGTCCCATTGTGCCGATCTCTGCGGTCGCATTGGCCGACACTGTTCCCGTATCGATTCCGAATATGGACATGAAGGACAAAGGTACGGTCTTCTTCAATACGATGCTCACTTGGTCGTTCATGACGATATCCAAATGTTCCACATCATTTTCATTTCCGTGAGCAACCAAAATCCGTTCAACGACTTGTTGAACGTCGGATGGAGTGTCGGTCAGTTCCTGCGCCCCTGACAATACTGCGGCATCAGCCGCTTTTTGCAATGCAGCTCGTCTTTCGTACAGCATTCCCCCGTCCAGTGCCAAACCCGTGATCATTAACATTCCTACCAAAGCTAAGGAAAACAGAAGCAACGTACTTCCTTGTTGTTGTTGAAACAGCCGTTTAATGATTTTCATCTAGACCACCTCCCTATTCGACCCGGATTGTGGAATCGACCGAAATTACGAGGGGAGAAGGTATGATGGCAGAAATGAACGGCGTGATCAAATGAAAGGGATATCGCAAGGTCACCGTGACATAGTCGCCGGATTCGCGATCCGCTTCGGACGGCGAAATCGCAACGTTTAATGAGGAAGGATCTGAAAGCTCGACATCTTCCCTCGCAAAAGAAACGATTCGGTCGTCCCCTTCTCCCAAACCCGCCATTCGAACCGTATCTTGTGCGACCGACTGAAGGTTCAAATATGTGAACAACACTCTCCCCATATCAAAAATGCCGGAGAACAGCAAAAGCAGCAACGGCAAAATCAACGCCATTTCTACTAAAGACTGTCCTCGTTCGTTTCGGATCACTTCATCACCTCCCATTAAACATAAGACAAATGATCGTCCCTGCAGCAATTGCGATACCGTACGGATATGTAAGCGTAAGCGCATGTTTGTCGATGTTCAACGGCATCCTCAAACCGTGCAAATGCGAAAATAAAAACCACGTCATTGATTTTAACCGTTTCGCCGCGCCTTTCCTGAAGACGAGGATTCCAACAGCGACGGCTGCGCCGGCAAGTGCCATGTATATAGCGGAATGAAACACAAATACGGAGCCTTTTGCCGCTCCGACGAAAGCCAACAACTTAACATCACCCGCGCCCATCCCTCCAAACAAATACGGGACGATTAATATTCCGAATCCGACCAACAACCCGCCGAAAGCGGTTCCGAGCTCCGGAACCCCCCCGTTCATAAAATGTAGAAGAAAAGCCGCTAAAAACGCAGGATAAACGACGATGTTATAAATTTTTCGCGTTTTCAAATCCGTCACCGTACAAATAATCAAGACGATGATCAACATCGCGTCCAACATTACGGCAATGTTGCGCACAAATTCAACAATCATAATGAACCATCCCTCATGTTTCAAAAAAAGGGTCTTGCGCAAACGACAAGACCCCTTCCCTTTTCTTCTTATGTCGTCGTGCCTCCGTTAGCACCCGTGATGGCGGTAAGTACTTTCTCAAAAAGAATGACGATCTGTTCTCTCAAACTGACGAGAATCGTCACGACGCCAACCGCAATCACACCGAGGACAAGCCCGTATTCCGTCATCCCTTGTCCTTCTTCTTCCTTGAACAAATCAATGAATTTCTTTAACATGTGAATCGCTCCTTTTTTTAAATAAATTGGACCGTTTGACCGACTTTTGTTTCCGTTGCCGAGATCGTTCCCGGCGGAAGTTCCACTACGGCGAGAGTTTCCTTCGAACCTTTTGCCAGCTTGCCTGGCCGTAAATGTTCTGCAACCGCTCCAACGCGATTGTTCGAATCGAGATACAAAACATCAATGGAATAGTTCATAAAAAACGTGTGAATCGAACGGCATGGTTTAATGAGCAAGGCCTCTCCCGGCGGAAATTGCTTTGTAAACATGAGCCCTTTCAGTCTTTCAACAAACTTGCGAGCTTGGTTGACATTTTCCGCGATCGTTTCCCCATTATCGACGTTGAGCAGTTTCATCGCCTTCACCTCCTCGCATTTGATGACTTCGCAATTTATTTCCGAATCTTCCGACAAGAAAGAGATAAAAAAACCCCCCGCCAATTCCCGAAGGCGGGGGTGTATCACAGTCCCATCTTTCGGCAGCTGGCTGACATTGTGCGGTTGACCCCGCACTTTAGTCCCTGTAGCTTTGCGTCGCTGGCTTTCGCCAGTTTTGCCTTTATCGCGAATATTGTCGTATTTGCTGTGTCCTTACCATAATCGAGATGGAACATGTTTAAAACCCGACGAACAGCCTATTTTTTCCTGTCATTCTCACAAAAGAGGGACTAAAGTCGGATGCAGCCGGCTTTTTTGAATAGGCTGTTCGAATCATTTTGCGTGAAGAGCGAACAAAGCCCTCTCGAATACGTGATTCGAGAGGGCAACTGATCGTTTACGCATCCTTTTCCATTTGTCGAAGTTCAACGCGGCGAATTTTTCCGGAAGTTGTTTTTGGCAATTCGTTGACGAACGTGATTTGGCGGGGATATTTATACGGCGCCGTCATTTTTTTGACATGATCTTGCAGTTTCGCGACAATCTCGGGATCTTCGCTATCTTTGTTGTTCTTAAGTACCACGTAAGCTTTGACAATATGACCGCGTACTGGATCAGGACTTGCGACGACTGCACATTCTTTCACATCCGGATGCTTCACGAGCGCATCTTCCACTTCGAACGGTCCAATCGTATAGCCCGAACTAATAATGATGTCGTCACTCCTGCCTTCGAACCAGAAATAACCGTCCTTGTCTTTCTTTGCTTTGTCTCCGGTCAAATAATAATTCCCTCGAAATGCTCGGTTCGTCCGTTCGGGATCTTTATAATATTCTTTGAACAAGGCTGGGGTATCTTTATGTACCGCTATATCACCAACTTCACCGACATCCGCGGCATCCCCTTCCTCCGTAATGATCTCCACCCGGTTTCCCGGCGTCGGCTTTCCCATCGAACCCGGTTTGATTTTCATCCCTTCCCTGTTGCAAACGAGCAACGTATTTTCTGTTTGCCCGTAACCGTCCCGCACTTGGATACC
This region of Bacillales bacterium genomic DNA includes:
- a CDS encoding CpaF family protein; translated protein: MSLLERMQKMGEERGNGSEQPNHGSVPKPGAQVQDLISSLREGKHGEPRPKPQVNVELQKKQQQLKNRLHKKVLDELNEEEVEQIIPKLDAIAIEMIKEDESLRGVVSHKKVVEELINDLTGYGPINPLLLDPEISEVMVNGPNRVYVERKGRIELSNVFFRDNEHVLNVIEKIVAPLGRRIDESSPMVDARLPDGSRVNAIVPPLALNGPTVTIRKFSKDPFQVEDLIRFGTMTRGMATFIEACVKSRLNLFVSGGTGSGKTSTLNVLSSFIPNDERIVTIEDAAELQLGQDHVVSLESRPPNIEGKGSITIRDLVRNSLRMRPDRIVIGEVRGGEALDMLQAMNTGHDGSLTTGHANSPRDMVARLETMVLLAGVDLPVKAIREQIAGAIDVIIQQARLKDGTRKITKITEVQGLEGDVIVLQDLFVFKQEGVDAEGKIIGQMMPTGVRPLFYERLEQSGMKIPTSVFVAEGDWSE
- a CDS encoding P-loop NTPase is translated as MAAAKRRQGGKMIAVCSAKGGIGKTVLTVNLAVALCKKNMQVGVLDGDFQFGDVGLALDLQSPFTIKDVVENFDHMELVSFASYLSQHDSGVKVLTAPDQPEYADLVTEKVITAVLGWLREKNDYVLVDTASGLQESNLFLIEQADEVLLTTDLVMPGLKNTKLMLETLTTLGFREKTSVVVNRSTMESVIKASDVPAILGEDENDLFYLPNDFKTVSQSLNIGVPFVVNKGKTEVAKSVFKMAELLTTNHVITTVPSKNKRIFPKMLPNRNAKKEKKR
- the cpaB gene encoding Flp pilus assembly protein CpaB, with amino-acid sequence MKSKLILVLAIVMAGFTTYLFYRYMQHLDTGQASDGNTVNVVVAKEAIKKNERITKEKLTIVQYPETRELESMTPKFDAVAGLYATVDMAAGEPVLTNHVRSHLDENVFVSRKITPGFRAVSVGVDYVRSVSNLIEPEDKVDVVVSITTQVNQKKQTKTETLVSNVRVLAVGSTMIEPDSKDGRTKYEAVTLELKPEDALKVIRAAEQGKLQLILNSRLLPNEGGNNDGGS
- a CDS encoding pilus assembly protein TadG-related protein is translated as MKIIKRLFQQQQGSTLLLFSLALVGMLMITGLALDGGMLYERRAALQKAADAAVLSGAQELTDTPSDVQQVVERILVAHGNENDVEHLDIVMNDQVSIVLKKTVPLSFMSIFGIDTGTVSANATAEIGTMGRAAGAAPLGIDDSVDLIYNKVYELKVDQTLEDTGNFGVLSLGGGGADRYYDNLRYGFDGELRVGDIVETETGNIAGKTKQAVQELIDACPDGNYEDRDCPRVILIPVYERYQVDQNQLKTVKITGFAYFYITEPLDSQRKTIHGIFIRRTGTGYINSQGSNRGAYAIRLTE
- a CDS encoding TadE family protein gives rise to the protein MIRNERGQSLVEMALILPLLLLLFSGIFDMGRVLFTYLNLQSVAQDTVRMAGLGEGDDRIVSFAREDVELSDPSSLNVAISPSEADRESGDYVTVTLRYPFHLITPFISAIIPSPLVISVDSTIRVE
- a CDS encoding prepilin peptidase, with product MIVEFVRNIAVMLDAMLIIVLIICTVTDLKTRKIYNIVVYPAFLAAFLLHFMNGGVPELGTAFGGLLVGFGILIVPYLFGGMGAGDVKLLAFVGAAKGSVFVFHSAIYMALAGAAVAVGILVFRKGAAKRLKSMTWFLFSHLHGLRMPLNIDKHALTLTYPYGIAIAAGTIICLMFNGR
- a CDS encoding Flp family type IVb pilin; translated protein: MLKKFIDLFKEEEGQGMTEYGLVLGVIAVGVVTILVSLREQIVILFEKVLTAITGANGGTTT
- a CDS encoding DUF192 domain-containing protein, translating into MKLLNVDNGETIAENVNQARKFVERLKGLMFTKQFPPGEALLIKPCRSIHTFFMNYSIDVLYLDSNNRVGAVAEHLRPGKLAKGSKETLAVVELPPGTISATETKVGQTVQFI